A region of uncultured Desulfobacter sp. DNA encodes the following proteins:
- a CDS encoding type II secretion system F family protein, whose product MPLYAYKAVDPSGKVSNSVIEAGSEKDAVNLLQNAGLMPIRISVSSQKESKVSGLLSIDILSFFQRVSPKDVMHFTQDLTALLEAGLPVDRSLGILLEATESLKFKETIKDILKAIEGGVSLSEALGRHPKVFSDFYINMIKAGEAGGILSRVLERLGIFLETSQELKDYIKSAMIYPLFLLGVGGLSIIVLMTYVIPNFSVIFADMGDAIPWSTKLLLDASHAFRSYWWVGIIVVACIYIILRKLLKSPKGKIRFDALKMKLPFVGDLIRKIEVGRISRTLGTLIESGVPILNAIILAKDIVSNQIITRAMDGIYNKVKEGENLSHPLSQTDIFPSLAIHMIRVGEETGNLSGMLLKLSDNYEKVVKNLVKRIVSLMEPVMILIMGVVIGSIVVSMLMAIFSMNDISF is encoded by the coding sequence ATGCCGCTGTATGCTTATAAAGCCGTAGATCCATCCGGGAAAGTATCAAATTCCGTCATTGAAGCCGGAAGTGAGAAGGATGCAGTAAATCTTTTACAGAATGCCGGCCTGATGCCCATTCGTATTAGCGTCTCCTCCCAAAAAGAGTCAAAGGTTTCCGGTCTTTTATCTATTGATATTTTATCTTTTTTCCAGCGGGTTTCACCCAAAGATGTGATGCATTTTACACAGGATTTAACAGCGCTTCTTGAAGCAGGCCTGCCGGTTGACCGGTCCCTTGGTATTCTTCTTGAAGCCACTGAAAGTCTAAAATTCAAGGAAACCATTAAGGATATTCTCAAAGCCATTGAGGGCGGGGTGAGCCTTTCCGAAGCCCTTGGACGTCATCCCAAGGTGTTTTCTGATTTTTACATCAATATGATCAAGGCCGGAGAGGCAGGCGGAATATTAAGCAGGGTTCTGGAACGACTTGGTATTTTCCTTGAAACGTCCCAGGAACTCAAAGATTACATTAAATCCGCCATGATTTATCCTTTATTCCTTTTAGGGGTAGGGGGGCTGTCTATTATCGTACTGATGACCTATGTGATTCCTAATTTCAGTGTTATTTTTGCAGATATGGGAGATGCTATTCCCTGGTCAACAAAACTGCTTCTGGATGCAAGCCATGCATTTCGATCATACTGGTGGGTGGGAATCATTGTTGTGGCATGCATCTATATTATTTTAAGGAAGTTGCTTAAAAGCCCCAAGGGAAAGATAAGGTTTGATGCCTTGAAGATGAAATTACCCTTTGTCGGGGACCTTATCCGGAAAATTGAGGTCGGCCGCATTTCCCGAACATTGGGAACGCTGATTGAAAGCGGTGTCCCCATCTTAAATGCGATTATACTGGCAAAGGACATTGTGAGCAACCAGATCATAACCAGGGCCATGGACGGCATCTACAACAAGGTGAAAGAGGGTGAAAATCTTTCCCACCCCTTAAGCCAGACGGACATTTTTCCTTCTCTGGCAATTCACATGATCCGGGTAGGAGAAGAGACAGGAAATCTGTCCGGGATGCTCCTTAAATTATCCGATAATTATGAGAAAGTAGTTAAAAATTTGGTGAAAAGGATTGTCAGCCTAATGGAACCGGTCATGATTCTGATAATGGGGGTTGTTATCGGATCAATCGTGGTTTCCATGCTGATGGCTATTTTCAGTATGAATGACATATCTTTTTAG
- the gspG gene encoding type II secretion system major pseudopilin GspG → MRQKDKQNQKGFSLIELLIVMVIIGLLASLVGPKMFGKVGKSKQKSAKAQLSLFETALDMYRLDMGKYPTSDEGLSALRNKPDDEGKWDGPYLPKEIPLDPWGHAYHYESPSEHGDYEIISYGADGNEGGDGEDQDIVSWKDLEKE, encoded by the coding sequence ATGAGACAAAAAGATAAACAAAATCAAAAGGGGTTCTCCCTTATAGAACTGCTCATCGTCATGGTAATCATCGGCTTACTGGCCTCACTGGTCGGACCCAAGATGTTTGGCAAGGTCGGCAAGTCCAAACAGAAATCTGCAAAAGCCCAACTCTCTTTGTTTGAGACGGCCCTGGACATGTACAGGCTGGATATGGGGAAATATCCAACGTCTGATGAAGGCCTGTCTGCATTGAGGAACAAGCCGGACGATGAGGGTAAATGGGATGGGCCTTACCTGCCCAAGGAGATTCCCTTGGATCCTTGGGGCCATGCATATCATTATGAATCGCCTTCCGAACATGGGGACTATGAAATAATATCTTATGGCGCTGACGGAAACGAAGGCGGAGACGGGGAAGACCAGGATATCGTCAGTTGGAAGGATCTTGAAAAAGAATAG
- a CDS encoding prepilin-type N-terminal cleavage/methylation domain-containing protein, translating to MKKNSCSGFTLIELIVVLVIVGLLSGLVMPRMFQSMTRIELRKAAGDMVSFLRSARDEAYYKKLFIRVSFNPDTRQVLLFRYQRASEDEETSFAGPEMVWALLKEILLPESVSIERIEKKKDTDSIDVHSLYFYPSGTSDGGVITLMDKKGRVFQISIDRITGKVRIIDDTENR from the coding sequence TTGAAAAAGAATAGCTGTTCAGGCTTTACCCTGATTGAGCTGATTGTCGTTCTGGTCATTGTCGGGCTTTTATCCGGGCTGGTCATGCCCCGGATGTTTCAGTCCATGACCCGTATTGAGTTAAGAAAGGCTGCCGGTGATATGGTATCTTTTCTGCGCAGTGCCAGAGACGAGGCATACTACAAGAAACTTTTTATAAGGGTATCATTTAATCCGGACACTAGGCAGGTGTTACTTTTCAGGTACCAAAGGGCCTCTGAGGACGAAGAGACATCCTTTGCCGGCCCTGAAATGGTGTGGGCCCTGCTAAAGGAGATATTACTTCCCGAAAGCGTTTCAATAGAACGTATTGAGAAAAAAAAGGATACGGATTCTATAGATGTTCATAGCCTGTACTTTTACCCCTCAGGAACTTCGGATGGCGGGGTAATTACTTTGATGGATAAAAAAGGCAGGGTTTTTCAAATATCAATAGACAGGATAACCGGCAAGGTACGAATAATAGATGACACTGAAAACAGATAA
- a CDS encoding glycosyltransferase family 2 protein — translation MTLKTDNYADEMISVTIPVFNEEKNLSQLYEKLIQALDPMGLAYEIIFINDGSSDNSPELLNQLAQKDGRVKVIHFTRNFGQTAAMMAGFDHASGDIIIPMDADLQNDPEDIPRLVEKLNQGYDLCSGWRKNRKDGSIRRVLVSKIANKLVSKISGVRLKDYGCTLKAYRKKIIKGVRLYGEMHRFIPIYASWEGAKIVELPVKHHPRIHGKSKYGLERTIKVLLDLIVITFLDNYAQKPIYVFGGAGIISAIISLGIFTYASWLKFFKNISYIETPLPVLAAMTMLGAFICILMGLLAEMIMRTYYEAQHKSIYLVEDMKNIEVDA, via the coding sequence ATGACACTGAAAACAGATAACTATGCTGATGAAATGATATCGGTCACCATACCGGTTTTCAATGAGGAAAAAAATCTGAGCCAGCTTTATGAAAAATTGATCCAGGCTCTTGATCCAATGGGTCTGGCATATGAAATCATTTTCATAAATGATGGCAGCTCAGATAACAGCCCGGAATTGTTGAACCAGTTGGCCCAAAAAGACGGACGGGTGAAAGTCATTCACTTTACCAGAAATTTTGGACAGACAGCCGCCATGATGGCCGGATTTGATCATGCGTCCGGTGATATTATCATCCCCATGGATGCAGATCTGCAGAATGACCCGGAAGATATCCCCCGGTTGGTGGAAAAGCTTAATCAGGGGTACGATTTATGCTCCGGGTGGCGTAAAAATCGAAAAGACGGTTCTATCAGGCGGGTCCTGGTCAGTAAAATTGCCAACAAATTGGTATCTAAAATCTCAGGAGTTCGGTTAAAGGATTATGGGTGTACCCTTAAAGCTTATCGTAAAAAGATTATTAAGGGCGTTCGGCTTTACGGGGAGATGCATCGGTTTATTCCCATATATGCCAGTTGGGAAGGGGCTAAGATCGTAGAACTTCCGGTTAAGCACCATCCCCGGATTCATGGAAAATCCAAATATGGTCTGGAACGGACCATTAAGGTCCTTCTGGACCTCATTGTGATTACTTTTCTGGATAATTATGCCCAAAAGCCTATTTATGTGTTTGGCGGGGCGGGGATTATCAGTGCCATTATTTCTTTAGGGATTTTTACCTATGCTTCCTGGTTGAAATTTTTCAAAAATATTTCTTATATTGAAACGCCATTGCCGGTTTTGGCAGCCATGACCATGCTTGGGGCGTTTATCTGTATTCTCATGGGGCTTCTGGCCGAAATGATCATGAGGACCTATTATGAAGCCCAGCATAAAAGCATCTATCTGGTGGAAGATATGAAAAATATTGAGGTGGATGCCTGA
- the asnB gene encoding asparagine synthase (glutamine-hydrolyzing), producing the protein MCGIAGFTGSGSHDDLKAMTAAMAHRGPDAEAFFYARDSSVYLGHRRLSIIDLRDGAQPMSTADNNFVIVFNGEIYNHAALRKELENRGHRFISHHSDTEVLLHGYSEWGRLLPEKLNGMWAFALYDKKAKQIFISRDRFGKKPLYFTLQNKTFAFASELSALTIHSRVNASISPAMLKKYFAYGYIPAPGSIYERIYKLAGGCSLIYDLDSETYEVKKYWDFKIEPFDRIPSNPIEEWGEQLRELISRAVKRRLISDVPLGVFLSGGIDSSCVTAYAAKAMDAPSALKTFSISFEEKSFDESEFSNKAARFVGTDHYNEVLSMERSMSLLPDIAGKLDEPMGDSSILPTYLLSRITRKHVTVALGGDGADELFAGYDPFRALKYAKLYNSVIPRPVHMGICMLCSRLPVSHRNMSLDFKIKRTLRGLSYDKKLWNPVWLGPLSPDEISELFHEPVDIEELYSEAINLWDQCQSTSLIDQTLQFYTRLYLQDDILTKVDRASMMNSLEVRAPFLDIELVDFVRKIPCTFKFRNGQTKYILKKALEPVLPREILYRSKKGFGIPVGRWLKQPFFKHKSVRYQNILSADFIQKHMQEHISDKNDNRAFLWNHWLLSEWSQGKGFSLS; encoded by the coding sequence ATGTGCGGGATTGCCGGATTTACTGGAAGTGGCTCCCATGATGATCTTAAGGCCATGACAGCGGCCATGGCCCACCGGGGGCCGGACGCAGAGGCTTTTTTTTATGCCCGGGATTCTTCAGTCTATCTGGGGCATAGACGGCTTTCCATCATTGATCTGAGGGATGGGGCCCAGCCCATGTCAACTGCAGACAACAATTTTGTAATTGTCTTCAATGGCGAGATCTACAACCATGCAGCGCTTCGCAAAGAGTTGGAAAACAGAGGTCACCGGTTTATTTCCCATCATTCTGACACGGAAGTCCTTCTACACGGTTACAGTGAGTGGGGCAGGCTTCTTCCGGAAAAGCTGAACGGGATGTGGGCGTTTGCCCTTTATGACAAAAAAGCAAAACAGATTTTTATCAGCAGAGACAGGTTTGGGAAAAAGCCGCTGTATTTCACCTTGCAGAACAAGACTTTTGCATTTGCGTCTGAACTGTCTGCCTTGACAATCCATTCCCGGGTAAATGCCAGCATATCCCCTGCCATGCTTAAAAAGTATTTTGCCTATGGATATATCCCCGCCCCGGGATCTATTTATGAAAGGATATACAAGCTTGCCGGCGGTTGTTCCCTAATCTATGATTTAGATTCAGAAACCTATGAGGTTAAAAAATACTGGGACTTTAAGATAGAACCCTTTGACCGGATTCCTTCCAACCCCATTGAGGAATGGGGCGAGCAGCTAAGAGAGTTGATTTCCAGGGCGGTTAAGCGAAGGCTTATTTCAGATGTCCCGCTTGGGGTCTTTTTAAGCGGAGGGATAGATTCTTCATGTGTTACAGCCTATGCAGCCAAGGCCATGGATGCACCTTCTGCTTTGAAAACCTTTTCCATCAGCTTTGAAGAGAAAAGTTTTGACGAGTCGGAATTCTCTAATAAAGCGGCCCGGTTTGTTGGTACAGATCACTATAATGAGGTTCTTTCAATGGAGCGGTCCATGAGCCTTCTACCGGATATCGCCGGTAAACTGGATGAGCCCATGGGAGACAGCTCCATTTTACCCACCTATCTGCTGAGCCGGATAACCAGAAAGCATGTCACTGTTGCCCTGGGCGGAGATGGTGCTGATGAGCTCTTTGCCGGTTATGATCCGTTTCGGGCGTTGAAATACGCAAAGCTTTATAATTCGGTAATCCCAAGACCTGTTCATATGGGAATCTGCATGCTTTGCAGCCGGCTACCGGTATCCCATCGTAATATGAGCCTTGATTTCAAGATTAAACGGACCTTAAGAGGGCTAAGCTACGATAAAAAGCTGTGGAACCCGGTCTGGCTGGGTCCGTTGTCACCGGATGAGATTTCAGAGCTGTTTCATGAACCGGTTGATATAGAGGAGCTTTACTCAGAAGCAATCAACCTGTGGGATCAGTGTCAAAGCACCAGCCTGATTGATCAGACCCTTCAGTTTTATACTCGGTTGTACCTCCAGGATGATATCTTAACTAAAGTTGACCGGGCCTCCATGATGAACTCCCTTGAAGTCAGGGCTCCGTTCCTTGATATTGAACTGGTTGATTTCGTAAGAAAAATCCCATGCACATTTAAATTCAGAAACGGCCAGACAAAGTATATTCTTAAAAAAGCCCTGGAACCTGTATTGCCCAGGGAAATTCTGTACCGTTCCAAAAAAGGGTTCGGCATACCGGTGGGAAGGTGGCTGAAGCAACCTTTTTTTAAACACAAATCAGTCCGGTATCAAAATATCCTGTCTGCCGATTTTATCCAGAAGCATATGCAGGAACACATTTCAGATAAGAATGACAACCGCGCCTTTTTATGGAACCATTGGCTTCTATCCGAATGGTCTCAAGGTAAGGGTTTCAGCCTTTCATAA
- a CDS encoding glycosyltransferase family 4 protein has protein sequence MNILLINYEFPPLGAGASTATWHIGKELAAMGHRVLVVTSGYKKNTGYGLENGMTIYRCPAIRKKVSQSNLLEMASFVASAFICLPRLARKHRIEGAIVFFSFPCGPLGLWINMLFNIPYIVSLRGGDVPGNEKRLDRIHKILTPLRQLIYRRSLAVVANSQGSKNLAEKADSYPVRVIPNGIDTKFFTPVDKKLDNNYFRFMFAGRLSDQKNLYFMLNQLASFKQSGFQRLKIHMAGDGPLKKELQDFADKSGLSENIEWYGWVSKNKLLELYRHSDCFINPSFCEGMPNAVLEAMACGLTVIASNVPGNQEVVDDGKNGFLFEIDASDKFQEAVKKAVTSFSTVVSMGKNSRRKVEEHFSWQKTAHEYLIFFIKGC, from the coding sequence ATGAACATTCTGCTTATCAATTATGAGTTCCCGCCGCTTGGTGCGGGTGCGTCAACCGCCACATGGCACATCGGTAAAGAACTTGCTGCCATGGGGCACAGGGTATTAGTGGTTACTTCGGGATATAAAAAGAATACAGGGTATGGCCTTGAAAACGGAATGACAATTTACAGGTGCCCGGCTATTCGGAAGAAAGTGTCCCAGTCCAATTTACTGGAAATGGCATCCTTTGTGGCCTCAGCGTTTATCTGTTTGCCCCGCCTTGCCCGAAAACACAGAATTGAAGGAGCAATCGTTTTTTTTTCCTTTCCTTGCGGCCCTCTGGGGCTGTGGATAAATATGCTGTTTAATATCCCATATATTGTTTCTCTCAGGGGAGGGGACGTGCCGGGCAATGAAAAACGGCTGGATAGAATACATAAAATCCTTACACCGTTAAGGCAACTGATTTACAGAAGAAGCCTGGCGGTGGTTGCCAACTCTCAAGGCTCGAAAAATCTGGCCGAAAAAGCAGATTCTTATCCTGTTCGTGTCATTCCCAATGGTATCGACACGAAATTTTTTACACCTGTTGATAAGAAGCTGGATAATAACTATTTTCGTTTTATGTTTGCGGGCAGGCTGTCGGATCAAAAAAATTTATATTTTATGCTAAACCAGTTGGCCAGCTTTAAACAATCTGGATTTCAAAGATTAAAAATTCATATGGCGGGTGATGGCCCTTTGAAAAAAGAACTCCAAGATTTTGCCGATAAATCGGGACTGTCTGAAAATATTGAATGGTATGGATGGGTATCAAAAAACAAGCTTCTTGAACTTTATCGACATTCCGATTGTTTTATAAACCCCTCCTTTTGTGAAGGAATGCCAAACGCTGTGCTTGAAGCTATGGCATGCGGCTTAACTGTTATTGCGAGTAATGTCCCGGGTAATCAAGAAGTGGTTGATGACGGTAAAAATGGATTTTTATTTGAGATCGACGCTTCAGATAAATTCCAGGAAGCTGTCAAAAAAGCGGTTACGTCTTTCTCTACAGTAGTATCAATGGGAAAGAATTCAAGGAGAAAGGTGGAAGAACATTTTTCTTGGCAAAAAACTGCCCATGAATATTTAATTTTTTTTATTAAAGGGTGTTGA
- a CDS encoding radical SAM protein, with amino-acid sequence MNLTIPDFPARIEIEIASDCNLRCTYCPRHFVNTLKGYIDFHLFEKIIKEAISYPDTILVLHRRGESMLHPEFKKMLELVSGRFKEVQMATNATLLNKDKYEAIVNGLTFLSFSLDTPENFDQTRIPAKYSKVESKILDFLDYNKGRVLTQASMVKTVKTAEEECAKFKSVWTDRVDRVRIYDQHSSDGNFGSLKNPRVIRKPCVMPFYEILVYDSGNVARCNHDWNSDNSASMGDLKKNGIKEIWHGEKYEELRKQQRTLQFDDSVCTRCDCWYPEIGRQGTGETWEKS; translated from the coding sequence ATGAATTTAACCATACCTGATTTTCCAGCGCGAATAGAAATTGAAATTGCCAGTGATTGTAATTTGAGGTGTACCTATTGCCCAAGACATTTTGTTAATACTCTTAAAGGGTACATTGATTTTCATTTATTTGAGAAAATTATCAAAGAAGCAATAAGTTATCCGGATACTATTCTTGTCTTGCATAGAAGGGGGGAGAGTATGCTTCATCCGGAATTCAAAAAAATGCTCGAGCTCGTTTCCGGCAGGTTTAAGGAAGTCCAAATGGCTACTAATGCCACCCTTCTTAATAAAGATAAATATGAGGCTATAGTTAACGGGTTGACGTTTCTGTCCTTTAGTCTGGATACCCCAGAAAATTTTGATCAAACCAGAATTCCGGCAAAATATTCAAAAGTTGAATCAAAAATTTTGGATTTTTTGGATTATAACAAAGGGAGGGTATTAACACAGGCTTCAATGGTAAAAACTGTGAAAACAGCTGAAGAAGAGTGTGCTAAATTCAAAAGCGTATGGACAGATCGCGTTGATCGGGTAAGAATATATGATCAGCATTCTTCTGATGGAAACTTCGGATCTTTAAAAAATCCAAGGGTAATTCGTAAACCCTGTGTTATGCCTTTTTATGAAATACTGGTATATGACAGTGGCAACGTTGCCAGGTGCAACCACGACTGGAATAGTGATAATTCTGCCAGTATGGGCGATTTAAAAAAGAACGGAATTAAAGAAATATGGCATGGGGAAAAATATGAAGAGCTGAGAAAGCAGCAGAGAACACTGCAATTTGATGATTCCGTTTGTACAAGATGTGATTGCTGGTATCCGGAGATTGGGAGACAGGGGACTGGAGAAACTTGGGAGAAATCATGA
- a CDS encoding DegT/DnrJ/EryC1/StrS aminotransferase family protein encodes MRKTFLPLSRPDISDIEIQKTVEVIKSGWWTTGPVVTEFEEKFSEYLQDKEPLAAVGLNSCTAALHLALLALGIGKGDEVILPTWTFVSTGHVVEWTGAKPVLCDIDERTLNIDIERASELITPRTKAIMPVHIAGFPCDMDAVLSLAERHNLKVIEDAAHAIGTEYNGIKIGNFADVTCFSFYATKNLAMGEGGAAVAKNSDIIEKIRKLGYFGINKQAFKRYSQTGSWFYDIEESGYKNNLDSLHAALGLAQLQRLDQMNFRRRQIASLYRKGLSNKLLLPWDDGNHYHTYHLFPIRVDDEDIDRNELIEALKRRNIGTSVHFIPLHLHTHYMQNNEQDNFPVANRVFKRILSIPMFSSMSDEDVAYVVENLNELLQRG; translated from the coding sequence ATGAGAAAAACTTTTTTACCTCTATCAAGGCCTGACATCAGTGACATTGAAATTCAGAAAACCGTCGAGGTCATAAAGTCAGGTTGGTGGACAACCGGACCGGTTGTTACTGAATTTGAAGAAAAATTTTCTGAGTATCTACAAGACAAAGAGCCTCTGGCTGCCGTCGGATTAAATTCGTGCACTGCAGCGCTTCACTTGGCTCTTTTAGCTTTGGGAATTGGTAAGGGGGATGAAGTAATTCTGCCGACCTGGACGTTTGTCAGCACCGGACACGTGGTGGAGTGGACAGGGGCAAAACCTGTTTTATGTGATATTGATGAAAGAACTTTGAATATAGATATTGAAAGGGCATCAGAACTGATAACGCCTAGAACAAAGGCGATAATGCCTGTTCATATTGCAGGGTTTCCCTGTGACATGGATGCTGTTTTATCCCTTGCAGAAAGGCATAATCTTAAAGTAATTGAAGATGCCGCTCATGCCATAGGAACTGAATATAATGGAATAAAAATCGGTAATTTTGCAGATGTAACCTGCTTTAGTTTTTATGCCACTAAAAATCTTGCTATGGGTGAGGGTGGAGCCGCTGTTGCGAAAAACAGTGATATTATTGAAAAGATACGAAAGCTGGGGTATTTCGGGATTAATAAACAGGCCTTTAAAAGGTATTCCCAAACAGGAAGCTGGTTTTATGATATAGAGGAGTCCGGGTACAAAAATAACCTTGACAGCCTCCACGCAGCTTTGGGATTAGCCCAGCTCCAACGTCTGGATCAGATGAATTTTCGTAGACGACAGATTGCCTCTCTTTACAGAAAAGGTTTATCTAACAAACTGCTCTTACCATGGGATGATGGGAACCATTATCACACATATCACCTTTTTCCGATCAGGGTTGATGATGAAGATATTGACCGTAATGAATTGATTGAGGCGCTGAAAAGAAGAAATATCGGTACAAGCGTGCATTTTATCCCGTTACATCTACATACACATTATATGCAAAACAATGAACAGGACAACTTCCCTGTTGCCAACAGGGTATTTAAAAGGATTTTATCTATTCCCATGTTTTCATCAATGAGTGATGAGGACGTAGCTTATGTGGTAGAAAATTTGAATGAGCTGCTACAGAGAGGTTAA
- a CDS encoding UDP binding domain-containing protein: MEFIEKLLFNKKVSVWGGGYLGYSYIIRLQKAGFMVNWFDFGGNPIIGILDGSFPSKVQKESWSSSGDLPQIDIDRVKICKDACEMFDSVLHIISFPALENRQQNRLIQMRQIIMENLERLDSPLFLFQSAEVPRTIENSFIKAIEKEKCDCYYASAFRSDWTIEEFLTNSSVQIVSGYNPASIEKAKYFFGLMGMNCEILSSIEEAEIYENARKAAHFILSAFLNQMSLSYPAIDIRKMTQLLIKNIGEQKDLLNIGALQYKIASSIDHLVAGIKAENHLSILKDAEAGNISILFKYADLIKKKGAKTVCIFGISAKNTYKDIRFSPSVILSEYLHKSGMEVFIDDPCYDEGELISVLPFAQYFNINTDKMVSDALFIFRDHGDYRFLSQKDIEEKGISNTKVVIDDVGLFKDFKFSEKTLYHIPGDGNLIKLQ, translated from the coding sequence ATGGAATTTATAGAGAAATTATTATTCAATAAAAAAGTTTCTGTCTGGGGTGGTGGATATCTGGGGTATTCTTATATCATCCGGTTGCAGAAAGCTGGGTTTATGGTTAACTGGTTCGACTTCGGGGGAAATCCAATAATAGGAATCTTAGATGGTTCTTTCCCAAGTAAAGTTCAAAAAGAATCCTGGTCATCAAGCGGTGACTTACCGCAAATTGATATTGATAGAGTGAAGATCTGCAAAGACGCCTGTGAGATGTTTGATTCCGTCCTTCATATTATTTCTTTCCCTGCCCTGGAAAACAGACAGCAGAACCGATTGATTCAAATGAGGCAGATTATTATGGAGAATTTGGAGAGGCTGGATTCACCATTATTTCTTTTTCAATCGGCTGAAGTTCCGCGGACAATTGAGAACAGCTTCATTAAAGCAATTGAAAAAGAGAAGTGCGACTGTTATTACGCTTCTGCATTCAGAAGCGATTGGACCATTGAAGAGTTTTTAACAAATTCAAGTGTTCAGATAGTTTCAGGTTATAATCCTGCTTCAATTGAAAAGGCAAAATATTTTTTTGGGCTTATGGGAATGAACTGTGAAATCCTTTCATCCATTGAAGAGGCGGAAATTTACGAAAATGCCAGGAAAGCAGCTCATTTTATTCTGTCTGCCTTTTTAAATCAGATGTCATTGTCATATCCTGCCATTGATATTCGAAAGATGACTCAGCTTTTGATTAAAAATATAGGGGAACAGAAAGACTTATTGAACATTGGAGCGCTTCAGTATAAAATTGCCAGTTCCATTGATCATCTTGTTGCAGGAATAAAAGCTGAAAATCATCTTTCGATTCTTAAGGATGCAGAAGCCGGAAATATTTCAATATTGTTCAAATATGCCGATTTGATCAAGAAAAAAGGAGCAAAAACGGTTTGTATATTCGGTATTTCAGCAAAAAATACTTATAAAGATATACGCTTTTCCCCTTCGGTTATCCTATCGGAGTATCTTCATAAATCCGGTATGGAAGTATTTATTGATGATCCCTGTTATGATGAGGGCGAACTCATTTCAGTTTTACCTTTTGCACAGTATTTTAATATTAATACCGACAAAATGGTTTCAGATGCGCTTTTCATATTCAGGGATCATGGGGATTATAGATTTTTGTCCCAAAAGGATATTGAGGAAAAGGGAATCAGCAATACAAAGGTTGTAATTGACGACGTCGGACTTTTTAAGGATTTTAAATTTTCTGAAAAGACGTTATACCACATTCCCGGTGACGGCAATCTGATCAAATTACAGTAG